The Actinosynnema mirum DSM 43827 genomic interval ATCGACCTCGACCCGCAGTGCAACGCCACCTCCACGCTGGAACCGGGGGAGTCCTCGGCCAGCGTCTACGACGTGCTCAAGGAACCGGCCCCGGAGACCGTGCGGGCCGCCATCGCGCCCTCGGCGTGGGGCGACGGGGTCGACGTGCTCTCCGGTTCGGAGGACGCGGAGCTGCTGAACCACCCCGATCCGGGTGAAAAGCGGTTGGGGCGGCTGCGCGAGGCGCTGGAGGTGGTCGAGGACGACTACCAGCTGGTGCTGCTGGACTGCCCGCCGTCGCTGGGTCAGCTGACCCGCTCGGCGCTGGTGGCCGCGGACCGGGCGCTGCTGGTGACCGAGCCGACGATGTTCGCCGTCGCGGGCGTGCAGCGCGCGTTCGAGGCGGTGCAGTCCGAGCGGGAGCACAACGACGAGCTCCAGCCGCTGGGCGTGGTGGTCAACCGGGTGCGTCCGCGCTCGCACGAGCACCAGTTCCGCATCGAGGAGCTGCGCGACATCTTCGGCCCGCTGGTGATGCCGGTGGCGCTGCCGGACCGGCTCGCGGTGCAGCAGGCCCAGGGCGCCTGCATGCCGATCCACGAGTGGGGGACGCCGGGCGCGCGCGAGGTGGCGCTGGCGTTCAACCTGCTGCTGGCGCGGGTGCTGCGGGTGAGCCGGAGCAGGCGCAAGGCGTCGCACCGGGACTTCGACGAGGACGAGATCCAGGAGGCGCACGAGGCGGTCGACGCGTGACCGGTCTCGCGGACGCCCGCCGTGCCCGAGGGTGACACGGTCTTCCTCGCCGGCCACCGGTTGGCCGACGCGCTGACCGGCCGGGTGCTGCTGCGCGGCCAGCTGCGGCACCCCCGGTTCGCGACGGCGGACCTGGCCGGGCGCGAGGTGCTGGGCGTGCGGTCGGTGGGCAAGCACCTGTTCACCCGGTTCAGCGGGGACCTGAGCCTGCACAGCCACTTCCGGATGGACGGGGCGTGGCACCTGTACCGGCCGGGCGAGCGCTGGCGCCGTCCCGGCCACCAGGCGCGGGCGGTGTTCGAGGTGCCGGACCGGCAGGCGATCGGGTTCGCGCTGCACGACCTGGAGCTGCTGCCGACCGCCGACGAGCACCGGCTGGTCGGCCACCTGGGCCCGGACCTGCTGGCCGACGACTGGGACGAGGCGGCCGAGGCCGAGGCCGTGCGCGGGCTGGTCGCGGAGCCCGAGCGGGAGCTGGGGCTGGCGCTGCTGGACCAGCGGGTGCTCGCGGGCGTGGGGAACCTGTACAAGGCCGAGGTGTGCTTCCTGCTGGGCGTGTCCCCGTGGTCGCCGGTGTCGGCGGTGGACCCGGTGGAGACCGTGCGGCTGTGCCGGAGGTTGCTGCTGGCCAACGCGTGGCGGCCGGAGCAGTCCACGACCGGGTCGCTGCGGCGCGGGCAGCAGCACTGGGTGTTCGAGCGGACCGGGCGGCCGTGCGCGCGCTGCGGGACGCGGGTGCGGGTCGGCGGCCAGGGCGCCGGGGTGCTGGAGCGGGTGGCCTACTGGTGCCCGCGCTGCCAACCGGGTCCGATCGCATAGGGTTGCGGCCGTGATCTACCGGAACGTGGTGCGCAAGGCGTTGTTCTCCCTGCACGACGGGGACGCGGAGCGGGTCCACGAGACCACGCTCGACCTGGCGTCGAAGGTCTCCCCGCTGGCCGCCAGGGTGAACCTGGGCGTGCGCGGGCCGGGGCTGGCGCGCACGGTGTTCGGGGTGCGCTTCCCGAACCCGGTGGGGCTGGCGGCGGGGCTGGACAAGAACGGCCGGGCGCTGCCCGCGTGGGCCGCGCTCGGGTTCGGGTTCGTCGAGGTCGGCACGGTCACCGCGAAGGCCCAGCCGGGCAACCCGCTGCCGAGGCTGTTCCGGCTGCGCGGCAGCGAGGCGATCATCAACCGGATGGGCTTCAACAACGAGGGCGCGCAGGCGCTGGCCGACCGGTTGGAGGCGCTGGGGCCGCTGCCGGTGCCGCTGGGGATCAGCCTGGGCAAGTCGAAGGTGACGCCCGTCGAGGAGGCCGAGGAGGACTACCGGCTCTCGCTGCGGGCGCTGCACCGGCACGGCGACTACTTCGCGGTCAACATCAGCTCGCCGAACACGCCGGGGCTGCGCGCGCTGCAGGACCGGGCCGCGCTGGACCGGCTGCTGTCGGCGCTGAACGCGGAGATGGCCGAGCTGGGCGCGCGCAAGCCGCTGCTGGTCAAGATCGCGCCGGACCTGACCGAGGCGGCGATCGGCGAGCTGCTGGAGGTGTGCGAGGCGCACGGCGTGGACGGGCTGATCGCCACGAACACCACGCTGTCCCGGGACGGCGTGGTGGCGCAGGACGCGCACCTCGCGGACCAGGCCGGTGGGCTCAGCGGCAGGCCGCTGGCGGCGCGGGCGCGCGAGGTGGTGCGGTTCGTCAGCCGGGAGACCGGTGGGAAGCTGCCGATCGTCGGGGTGGGCGGCATCGCGTCGGCGGACGACGCGAAGCGGATGCTGGACGCGGGCGCGAGCCTGCTCCAGGTGTACACCGGGTTCATCTACGAGGGCCCCGGCCTGGTGCGGCGGATCAACCGGTCGCTGCTGGGCGGGTAGTGGGGTTCACCTCCGGGTGGAGGCGCGCGCGGTGACCGCGTCGAGCTGCGCGGCGGTGAGCGCGGGCACGGGCAGCGGGTGGGCGGCGTCGGCGCGCAGGCCGTCGAGCAGCACCGCGAGCAGGCGGCGCCACACGTCGTCGGCGATGCCCGCCGTGGCCTCCACGACCCTGGCCACGCACAGGAACACCACGGCGACGTCCGAGGAGGCGAAGTCGGCGCGCAGCGCGCCCGAGGCGCGGGCCCGCTCGACGATGTCGGCGGCGTTGAGGTTCTGCGCGTGGCACAGCTCGCCGAGGCGCTCGGCGGCGCCGTAGCGGCCGGTCAGGACGTCGGCGAACACCGGTTGCGAGGCCTGGAGGCCGCACATGCCCTCCAGGTAGGCCGCGAAGGACTCCCAGGGGTCGTCCAGGGCGCGCGCGGCGTCCACCACCGAGGTGAGCTGCCCGGCGACCAGTTCGGGCACGACGGCGTCGACGAGCGCCTCGCGCGTGCCGAACCGGTTGTAGAGGGTGCCCGCGCTGACGCCCGCGCGCTGGGCGATCTCCTCCAGCGGCGCGCCGAGGCCGCGCTCGCGGAACACCTCGGCCGCCGCTCCCAGCAGTTTCTCCAGGTTGCGGCGCGCGTCCTTGCGCAGCGTCCTGCCCTGCTCGGCCATGCCACCTCCCGAGAGAACTTGACACCACTGTCAACTTGTTGCAGGGTTGACCTCGCAAGAAGTTGACAGTGACATCAAGTTATCGACCCGTACGGGGGATGATATGCGCAAGGTGATCGCCGTGTTCGGCGCGGGAACCGGGCTCGGGGCGGCCGTGGCCAGGCGGTTCGGCCGCGAGGGGTACCGGGTGGCGCTGGTGGCCCGGCGCAGGGCCCCGCTGGACGCGCTGGTGGCGGAGCTGGCCGGGCGGGGCGTCGAGGCCGAGGCCTTCACCGCCGACCTGTCCGACCACCGGGCCGCGCCCGAGCTGGTGGAGACCATCCGGGAGAGGATGGGCCGCATCGACGTGGTCGAGTACGCGCCGATCGGCGTGGACTTCGCGATGACGCCCGCCGCCGAGCTGACCACCGACCAGGTGCTCTCGCAGGTCGCGCTGTTCACGCTCACCCCGGTCGCGCTGGTCGGGGCCGTGCTGCCGGAGCTGCTGGAGCGCGGCGACGGCGCGGTGCTGATCGGCCAGGGCATGTCCGCCGCGCACCCGGTGCCGGGGCTGAGCGGGGTGAGCCTGGGCATGGCCGCGACCCGCAACTACGTCCACTCCCTGCACGGCGAGCTGGCCGGGCGGGGCGTCTACGCGGGCACCCTCACCATCGGCGCGATGATCGCGGGCAGCGCCGCGCACGAGCTGGTGACCTCCGGCGAGCTGGGCGGCCTGCCGAAGGACGTGCCCACCGCCGACCCGGACGTGCTCGCGGAGCTGTACTGGGAGATGCTCACCGCCCGCACCGAGGCCGAGCGGGAGTACCCGGCGCGCTGAGGCCGCCGGTCGGGGGCTCCGGGCTGGAACTCCGGTCAGGCGCCCGCGCGGACGGCCCAGAGCCTGCGCAGCAGCGGGTGCAGGATGACCACCAGCAGCGAGCCCCACACCAGCCCGCCCAGCTCCAGGTCGCCGACGGCGATGGTCAGGTCGCCGACCCCGGCGACCAGCGCCGCCCCGCCGACCAGCGCGTTGGCCGGGTTGGTCAGGTCCACCCGGTTGTCCTGCCAGATCCGCACGCCGACCACGGCGATCAGGCCGAACAGCACCAGGGTCGCCCCGCCCAGCGCGCCGGGCGGGATGGTGGAGAGCAGGGCCAGGGCCTTCGGGCAGAACGACAGGGCGATCGCCGCCGCGGCCGTGACCGCGTAGGCGGCGGTGGAGAACACCCGCGTCACGCCCATGACGCCGATGTTCTCCGAGTAGGTGGTGGTGCCGACGCCGCCGCCGAGACCGGCCAGCGTCGTGGACAGGCCGTTGGCGATGACCGCGTCGCCGACGCTGCCGTCCAGGTCGCGGCCGGACAGGGCGGCGATCGCCTTGACGTGGCCGATGTTCTCGGCCACCAGCACGATGACCACGGGCAGGAACAGCAGCACCACGGACGGGCGGACCTCCGGCGCGTGCGCCTCGGGCAGGCCCCACCAGGCGGCCTCGGCCACGGCGGAGGTGTCCACGACGCCGAGCGCGAAGCCGAGGCCCCAGCCCGCGAGGACGCCGAGCAGGACCGAGAACCGGAAGAACGCGCGGCGGCCGAGCACCCCGCACAGCATGATCACGCCGAGGGTGAGCCCGGCGATGAGCGGCTGCTGGGAGAACGCGCCGGTGGAGGCCTTGGAGAGGTTCAGGCCGATCAGGATGACCACGGCGCCGGTGACGGCGGGCGGCATGATCGAGTCGAGGGTGCGCACGCCCAGCGCCTTGATCGCGATGCCGACGACCACGACCAGCAGTCCGGTGGCGAGCACGCCGCCGAGCTGGGCCGGGACGCCTTCGAGCCGGGCGGCCTGGAGCGGGGCGATGAACGCGAACGAGGAGCCGACGTAGCCGGGCACCCGGTTGCGGGTGATCATCAGGAACAGCAGGGTGCCGACGCCGGAGAACAGCAGGGCGGTGCCGACCGGCAGCCCGGTGGTGGCGGGGACGAGGACGGTGGCGCCGATCATGGCCACGAAGTGCTGCGCGCCGAACCCGAGGGTCAGCGGCCAACTGGGCCGCTCCTCCGGGGCGATGGTGTCACCCTCGGTGACCCGCCCGTCCCCGCGCACAGTCCACAACGCCACGTCCGCTGGACCTCCCGACCGCTCCGCGCTCACCCGGCGCCCCCTCGCGCCGGACCTGGCGATCCTGCCACGCCACGTAGTGGGCACCGCTATATAACAGTCTGATAATCACACGATTGCAGCATGGTCCGCCAGACCCCGCGCGACGCACCGCAATGCTCGCTGCGCGAAGTGGTGCAACGGGGCGTGGCGATCGGGCGCTCCCGGCCGCGAGTGCGGGCGC includes:
- a CDS encoding uracil-xanthine permease family protein, which translates into the protein MALWTVRGDGRVTEGDTIAPEERPSWPLTLGFGAQHFVAMIGATVLVPATTGLPVGTALLFSGVGTLLFLMITRNRVPGYVGSSFAFIAPLQAARLEGVPAQLGGVLATGLLVVVVGIAIKALGVRTLDSIMPPAVTGAVVILIGLNLSKASTGAFSQQPLIAGLTLGVIMLCGVLGRRAFFRFSVLLGVLAGWGLGFALGVVDTSAVAEAAWWGLPEAHAPEVRPSVVLLFLPVVIVLVAENIGHVKAIAALSGRDLDGSVGDAVIANGLSTTLAGLGGGVGTTTYSENIGVMGVTRVFSTAAYAVTAAAAIALSFCPKALALLSTIPPGALGGATLVLFGLIAVVGVRIWQDNRVDLTNPANALVGGAALVAGVGDLTIAVGDLELGGLVWGSLLVVILHPLLRRLWAVRAGA
- a CDS encoding quinone-dependent dihydroorotate dehydrogenase, whose product is MIYRNVVRKALFSLHDGDAERVHETTLDLASKVSPLAARVNLGVRGPGLARTVFGVRFPNPVGLAAGLDKNGRALPAWAALGFGFVEVGTVTAKAQPGNPLPRLFRLRGSEAIINRMGFNNEGAQALADRLEALGPLPVPLGISLGKSKVTPVEEAEEDYRLSLRALHRHGDYFAVNISSPNTPGLRALQDRAALDRLLSALNAEMAELGARKPLLVKIAPDLTEAAIGELLEVCEAHGVDGLIATNTTLSRDGVVAQDAHLADQAGGLSGRPLAARAREVVRFVSRETGGKLPIVGVGGIASADDAKRMLDAGASLLQVYTGFIYEGPGLVRRINRSLLGG
- a CDS encoding TetR/AcrR family transcriptional regulator, translated to MAEQGRTLRKDARRNLEKLLGAAAEVFRERGLGAPLEEIAQRAGVSAGTLYNRFGTREALVDAVVPELVAGQLTSVVDAARALDDPWESFAAYLEGMCGLQASQPVFADVLTGRYGAAERLGELCHAQNLNAADIVERARASGALRADFASSDVAVVFLCVARVVEATAGIADDVWRRLLAVLLDGLRADAAHPLPVPALTAAQLDAVTARASTRR
- a CDS encoding SDR family NAD(P)-dependent oxidoreductase; amino-acid sequence: MRKVIAVFGAGTGLGAAVARRFGREGYRVALVARRRAPLDALVAELAGRGVEAEAFTADLSDHRAAPELVETIRERMGRIDVVEYAPIGVDFAMTPAAELTTDQVLSQVALFTLTPVALVGAVLPELLERGDGAVLIGQGMSAAHPVPGLSGVSLGMAATRNYVHSLHGELAGRGVYAGTLTIGAMIAGSAAHELVTSGELGGLPKDVPTADPDVLAELYWEMLTARTEAEREYPAR
- a CDS encoding DNA-formamidopyrimidine glycosylase family protein, whose translation is MPEGDTVFLAGHRLADALTGRVLLRGQLRHPRFATADLAGREVLGVRSVGKHLFTRFSGDLSLHSHFRMDGAWHLYRPGERWRRPGHQARAVFEVPDRQAIGFALHDLELLPTADEHRLVGHLGPDLLADDWDEAAEAEAVRGLVAEPERELGLALLDQRVLAGVGNLYKAEVCFLLGVSPWSPVSAVDPVETVRLCRRLLLANAWRPEQSTTGSLRRGQQHWVFERTGRPCARCGTRVRVGGQGAGVLERVAYWCPRCQPGPIA
- a CDS encoding ParA family protein → MHTVAVLSLKGGVGKTTVALGLASAALRRGVRTLVIDLDPQCNATSTLEPGESSASVYDVLKEPAPETVRAAIAPSAWGDGVDVLSGSEDAELLNHPDPGEKRLGRLREALEVVEDDYQLVLLDCPPSLGQLTRSALVAADRALLVTEPTMFAVAGVQRAFEAVQSEREHNDELQPLGVVVNRVRPRSHEHQFRIEELRDIFGPLVMPVALPDRLAVQQAQGACMPIHEWGTPGAREVALAFNLLLARVLRVSRSRRKASHRDFDEDEIQEAHEAVDA